A portion of the Nitrospira sp. genome contains these proteins:
- a CDS encoding NAD+ synthase yields the protein MRTFRIAMVQMNPTVGDLDGNARRILRWLREARAAKPDLVAFPELAITGYPPEDLLLKPKFVEDNRRVLNEVVRAARGVVAIVGYVGREESAGRHPPSSSVVAAGRHEIYNAAALLAEGRLVTTYAKRHLPNYGVFDESRYFTPGGRLPLVTINGTVVGVNICEDIWLPHGPTRRQAAAGAEIIVNINASPFHMGKSRSREQMLATRARDNGVIVTYTNMVGGQDELVFDGHSVVLDHAGDLVARAKGFQEELLVVDLDVDAVARSRAARGRTSRAEASAAMAVERVVLRTRPRNRRTRILAAVEPLADPLDEVYEALTVGVRDYVKKNGFRHVLIGLSGGIDSALTAAVAVDAVGANNVLGVFMPSPYTSRESREDTIELVRRLAIRMKTLSITPTFKGYLRTLDEAFAETTVDQTEENLQARIRGNLLMALSNKFGHLVLTTGNKSEMSVGYATLYGDMAGGFAVLKDVPKTMVYDLAHRRNRRGRQPVIPKRILDRAPTAELRADQKDEDSLPPYAVLDPILKAYVEDDRSVEDMVGMGFDRRTVLRVVALVDRSEYKRRQAPVGIKITHRGLGKDRRMPITNAYR from the coding sequence ATGCGCACGTTTCGCATCGCCATGGTACAGATGAACCCGACGGTGGGCGACTTGGACGGCAACGCGCGGCGTATCCTCCGTTGGCTGCGCGAGGCGCGCGCTGCGAAGCCTGACCTCGTGGCCTTTCCGGAATTGGCCATCACGGGATATCCTCCCGAAGACCTTCTGCTGAAGCCGAAGTTCGTCGAGGACAATCGCCGCGTCTTGAATGAGGTGGTGCGCGCCGCGAGGGGCGTCGTCGCCATCGTGGGCTACGTCGGCCGGGAAGAATCGGCCGGTCGCCATCCGCCGTCGTCCTCGGTCGTGGCGGCGGGACGGCACGAAATCTACAATGCCGCCGCCCTCTTGGCGGAAGGCCGGCTGGTGACGACCTATGCCAAGCGGCATTTACCGAACTATGGCGTGTTCGACGAGAGCCGGTATTTTACTCCCGGGGGTCGGCTGCCGCTGGTCACGATCAACGGCACCGTCGTGGGCGTGAACATCTGCGAGGACATCTGGTTGCCCCATGGGCCGACGAGACGTCAGGCGGCGGCCGGGGCGGAAATCATCGTGAACATCAATGCGTCACCCTTTCACATGGGCAAGAGCCGCTCGCGCGAGCAGATGTTGGCGACCCGCGCCCGGGACAACGGGGTGATCGTGACCTATACGAACATGGTCGGCGGACAGGATGAACTGGTGTTCGACGGCCACAGCGTCGTCCTCGACCATGCGGGCGATCTCGTCGCGAGGGCCAAGGGCTTCCAGGAAGAGCTTCTGGTGGTCGACCTGGACGTCGACGCGGTGGCCAGGTCCAGGGCCGCCAGGGGCAGGACATCGCGCGCGGAGGCGTCGGCCGCGATGGCTGTCGAAAGGGTCGTCCTGCGCACCAGGCCTCGGAACAGGCGGACCCGGATCCTTGCGGCGGTCGAGCCCCTTGCCGATCCGTTGGACGAAGTGTACGAGGCGCTGACGGTGGGCGTCCGTGATTACGTGAAGAAGAACGGATTCAGGCACGTGCTCATCGGACTGAGCGGCGGCATTGATTCCGCCTTGACGGCCGCGGTTGCCGTCGATGCCGTGGGAGCCAACAACGTACTAGGCGTATTCATGCCGTCTCCCTATACGTCGCGTGAGAGCCGCGAGGACACGATCGAACTGGTCCGGCGGCTGGCCATTCGGATGAAGACCCTGTCGATCACCCCGACATTCAAAGGCTATCTCCGAACGTTGGACGAGGCGTTTGCCGAGACGACGGTGGACCAGACGGAGGAAAACCTCCAAGCCCGCATTCGGGGGAATCTGCTCATGGCGCTGTCCAACAAGTTCGGTCATTTGGTGCTGACGACGGGCAACAAGAGCGAGATGAGCGTGGGCTATGCCACGTTGTACGGCGACATGGCCGGCGGGTTTGCGGTCCTCAAGGACGTCCCGAAAACGATGGTCTACGACCTGGCACATCGCCGGAATCGTCGAGGGCGACAGCCGGTGATTCCGAAACGGATTCTCGATCGCGCGCCGACGGCAGAATTGAGAGCCGATCAGAAGGACGAGGATAGTTTGCCCCCCTATGCCGTCCTGGACCCCATTCTCAAGGCGTACGTCGAGGACGACCGGTCCGTGGAAGATATGGTGGGCATGGGTTTCGATCGCAGGACCGTGTTGCGGGTCGTGGCGCTCGTGGACCGCAGTGAGTACAAACGCCGTCAGGCCCCGGTCGGCATCAAGATCACGCATCGAGGGC
- a CDS encoding urease accessory protein UreD — protein sequence MSPRRIHRPEAASTAAIGRAGTLTLHYVREGTRTVFGKTNSQTPWHLFPPIYLDDSGAAYTLLLNPSGGLVAGDHLTIDMRLEEAAHVLISTPSANRVYRSLRDESVQEIRIRLASGSRLEWFPEQTIPFAGSRFRQSIDVMLAPESVLVLWDALASGRIASGERWAFNRLCNEIRITAASGRRLIERYDLAPGSSDADIGLAHEWDYVASLFVAGDAVADSLWHRLEAEIAPILDARPDRLLGGVSRPELPGLAVKLLARAAPDLGAACDALWSAVRRTLWGLPPAVLRKY from the coding sequence GTGTCACCGCGACGCATCCATCGTCCTGAGGCCGCCTCCACCGCAGCGATCGGACGGGCCGGCACCCTGACGCTCCACTATGTTCGGGAGGGGACGCGAACCGTCTTTGGAAAGACCAACTCACAAACTCCGTGGCATCTCTTCCCGCCGATCTATCTCGACGACTCCGGAGCTGCCTACACGCTCCTGCTCAACCCTTCCGGTGGACTGGTCGCGGGAGATCATCTGACCATCGACATGCGACTGGAGGAAGCCGCCCACGTCCTGATCTCCACTCCCTCGGCCAATCGCGTCTATCGGTCTCTTCGGGATGAGTCTGTCCAAGAGATCAGGATCCGACTCGCGTCCGGATCCCGATTGGAATGGTTTCCGGAGCAGACGATTCCATTCGCCGGATCGCGGTTCCGTCAATCCATCGACGTGATGTTGGCGCCTGAGTCCGTCCTCGTTCTGTGGGACGCGCTCGCGTCCGGCCGGATAGCCAGCGGTGAGCGGTGGGCATTCAACAGGCTGTGCAACGAGATCCGGATCACTGCGGCGTCCGGCCGCCGCCTGATCGAGCGATACGACCTCGCTCCCGGCAGCAGCGACGCCGATATCGGATTGGCCCACGAGTGGGACTACGTCGCGTCGCTGTTCGTCGCCGGCGATGCTGTAGCGGACAGCCTGTGGCATCGGTTGGAAGCCGAGATCGCTCCGATACTCGACGCGCGTCCTGACCGTCTGCTGGGCGGAGTGTCGCGGCCGGAGCTTCCCGGGCTCGCCGTCAAACTGCTCGCGCGGGCGGCTCCCGATCTCGGCGCGGCCTGCGACGCGCTGTGGAGCGCCGTTCGGCGGACGCTCTGGGGGCTGCCGCCGGCGGTGTTGAGGAAGTATTGA
- the ureG gene encoding urease accessory protein UreG has translation MHRADDHHIGGGKATLARTREVPVIGIGGPVGSGKTALVEALCRKLRNRYSLAVVTNDIFTKEDAEFLTRKGALPQDRIRGVETGGCPHTAIREDASHNQEALDELFRSHPEVELMFVESGGDNLAATFSPELVDKVIYVIDVAAGDKIPRKGGPGITRSDLLVINKIDLAPHVLADLSIMDRDSRRMRPGLPFLFTNLLTGEGLDQVVQWVEQCIPQPARRA, from the coding sequence ATGCATCGGGCCGATGACCATCATATTGGGGGCGGCAAAGCGACGCTGGCTCGCACCAGAGAGGTGCCGGTGATCGGCATCGGCGGGCCCGTCGGATCGGGAAAGACGGCGCTGGTGGAAGCACTCTGTCGAAAACTCCGCAATCGATACAGCCTCGCGGTGGTCACCAACGACATCTTTACCAAGGAAGATGCGGAGTTTCTCACGAGAAAGGGCGCGTTGCCTCAGGATCGTATCCGGGGTGTGGAAACCGGTGGATGTCCCCATACGGCGATTCGGGAGGATGCCTCCCACAACCAGGAGGCGCTCGATGAGCTGTTCCGATCCCATCCGGAGGTCGAGCTGATGTTCGTCGAAAGCGGGGGCGACAATCTCGCGGCTACGTTCAGCCCGGAACTCGTTGACAAGGTCATCTACGTGATCGACGTGGCCGCCGGCGACAAGATACCTCGGAAAGGCGGTCCGGGGATCACCCGTTCCGACTTGCTGGTGATCAACAAGATCGATCTGGCGCCTCACGTGCTGGCGGATTTGTCGATCATGGATCGGGACAGCCGTCGCATGCGTCCCGGCCTACCGTTCTTGTTCACCAATCTTCTGACGGGCGAGGGGCTCGACCAGGTGGTTCAGTGGGTGGAGCAGTGCATCCCTCAGCCGGCCCGCAGGGCCTGA
- a CDS encoding urease accessory UreF family protein: MTLLNLLGGLRFLDSFFPSGGFAYSSGLEAAVQGGAVGNGRDLSLYVQDWLRGGLANREAVAVRLAHEAVISRRLDPALRADRELDAMKLGRESRLASRQMGRQVARIATGQAEQPGQQPGQQLDVHPLLRRYSVALNAGATPGHLPVVLGLVLATCGWNRQEAVAGYLYHAVVGLASAAMKLLPVGQRESQQLLQEWTGVIVSLSRSAAERERMSSWAPVQDIYAMRHARLESRLFRS, encoded by the coding sequence ATGACTCTTCTGAACTTGCTCGGCGGGCTGCGGTTTCTTGACAGCTTCTTCCCGTCAGGGGGCTTTGCCTACTCGTCCGGCCTCGAAGCTGCCGTGCAGGGCGGAGCGGTCGGCAACGGCCGTGATCTCTCCTTGTACGTTCAGGATTGGCTGCGGGGCGGGCTCGCCAACCGCGAAGCCGTCGCGGTCCGGCTGGCCCACGAGGCTGTGATATCGAGGCGGCTTGATCCGGCGCTCCGCGCGGACCGTGAATTGGATGCCATGAAGCTGGGCCGGGAGTCCCGACTTGCGAGCAGGCAGATGGGACGCCAGGTTGCGAGAATAGCGACTGGGCAGGCTGAACAACCGGGCCAACAACCGGGCCAACAATTGGACGTCCACCCGCTCCTTCGACGGTACTCGGTGGCGCTGAATGCAGGGGCGACGCCGGGCCATCTGCCGGTTGTATTGGGGCTCGTGCTGGCGACCTGTGGATGGAACAGGCAAGAGGCGGTGGCAGGATATCTCTATCACGCGGTGGTCGGTCTCGCGTCGGCCGCCATGAAGTTGCTGCCGGTGGGGCAGCGAGAGAGCCAACAGCTGCTTCAGGAATGGACAGGGGTGATCGTCTCGCTGAGTCGCTCCGCGGCCGAGCGGGAGAGGATGTCCTCCTGGGCACCGGTTCAGGATATCTACGCCATGCGCCACGCCAGGCTGGAATCGAGGTTGTTCCGGTCGTAA
- the ureC gene encoding urease subunit alpha translates to MKIPRKQYADLFGPTVGDRLRLADTDLVIEIEKDLTSYGDEAVFGGGKVLRDGMGQSAGATSAGGALDTVITNAIILDYWGIVKADIGIKDGRIVGIGKAGNPDTMPNVTAAMECGAGTEAISAEGCIVTAGALETHVHFICPQQCWEALSAGITTMIGGGTGPATGTNAVTSTPGPWNIHRMLEAAEGIPINLGFTGKGNCSMPEPLNEQIEAGALGLKVHEDWGSTPAAIDSALSAAERYDVQVALHTDTLNEAGFVEDTIKAFKGRTIHTYHTEGAGGGHAPDIIKVCGEPNALPSSTNPTMPFTVNTLDEHLDMLIVCHHLNKKVPEDVAFAESRIRRETIAAEDVLHDMGAISMMSSDTQAMGRIGELIIRTWQTAHKMKVQRGHLTEKGVQSAKGQHDNFRAKRYVAKYTINPALTHGVAHEVGSIEVGKTADLVLWKPAFFGIKPEMVLKSGFIAQAQMGDPNASIPTPEPVISRPMFGAYGRALSSTCLTFVSKAALERDIPKKLGLQRRIVAVKNCRNVKKRDLKLNDALPHIEVDPETYVVTADGVRMTCEPAVVLPMAQRYFLF, encoded by the coding sequence ATGAAAATTCCTCGAAAACAGTACGCCGATCTGTTCGGACCCACGGTCGGCGATCGCCTGCGTCTTGCGGATACGGATCTCGTGATCGAGATCGAAAAGGATTTGACGTCCTACGGCGACGAGGCCGTCTTCGGCGGCGGCAAGGTCCTGCGGGACGGCATGGGTCAATCGGCCGGCGCGACCAGCGCCGGCGGGGCCCTCGACACGGTCATCACCAACGCGATCATTCTGGACTACTGGGGCATCGTGAAAGCCGATATCGGCATCAAGGACGGACGCATCGTCGGCATCGGCAAGGCGGGCAATCCCGATACGATGCCGAACGTGACCGCTGCAATGGAATGCGGCGCCGGGACGGAAGCCATTTCCGCTGAAGGTTGCATCGTGACGGCCGGCGCGCTCGAAACGCACGTCCATTTTATTTGTCCGCAGCAATGTTGGGAGGCGCTGTCCGCCGGCATCACGACGATGATCGGCGGCGGCACAGGGCCGGCGACCGGAACCAACGCCGTGACCTCGACGCCGGGTCCCTGGAACATTCACCGGATGCTGGAGGCGGCTGAGGGCATCCCGATCAATTTGGGATTCACCGGCAAGGGGAACTGCTCGATGCCGGAGCCGCTCAACGAGCAAATCGAGGCCGGTGCGCTCGGCTTGAAGGTTCACGAGGATTGGGGTTCGACGCCCGCGGCCATCGACAGCGCCCTGTCGGCGGCGGAGCGCTACGACGTGCAGGTCGCGCTCCACACCGATACATTGAACGAGGCCGGGTTCGTCGAGGACACGATCAAGGCCTTCAAGGGCCGCACCATTCACACCTATCACACGGAAGGGGCCGGCGGCGGCCATGCTCCGGACATCATCAAGGTCTGCGGCGAACCGAACGCGTTGCCGTCGTCCACCAACCCCACCATGCCGTTTACGGTAAACACGCTCGACGAGCATCTGGACATGCTGATCGTCTGTCACCATCTGAACAAGAAGGTGCCGGAGGATGTGGCCTTCGCAGAATCCCGCATCAGACGGGAGACGATCGCCGCGGAAGACGTACTGCACGACATGGGCGCGATCAGTATGATGTCGTCGGACACGCAGGCGATGGGTCGCATCGGAGAGCTGATCATCCGAACCTGGCAGACCGCCCACAAGATGAAAGTCCAGCGGGGACATCTCACGGAAAAGGGCGTGCAGTCCGCGAAGGGACAGCACGACAATTTCCGGGCGAAGCGGTACGTGGCGAAGTACACCATTAATCCCGCGCTCACGCACGGAGTGGCTCACGAAGTCGGGTCCATCGAGGTGGGCAAGACGGCCGATCTGGTGCTCTGGAAGCCGGCCTTCTTCGGCATCAAGCCGGAAATGGTCCTGAAGAGCGGCTTCATCGCGCAGGCACAAATGGGCGATCCCAACGCCTCGATCCCGACTCCCGAACCGGTCATCAGCCGGCCGATGTTCGGCGCCTATGGGCGGGCGCTCTCCAGCACCTGTCTGACGTTCGTTTCCAAGGCGGCTTTGGAGCGTGACATTCCCAAGAAACTCGGGTTGCAGCGGCGGATCGTGGCGGTCAAGAATTGCCGGAACGTCAAGAAGCGCGACCTCAAGCTGAACGACGCATTGCCGCACATCGAGGTCGATCCTGAAACGTATGTGGTCACCGCCGATGGGGTCCGAATGACGTGCGAGCCGGCGGTGGTGCTCCCGATGGCACAGCGGTATTTTCTCTTCTAG